One Coriobacteriia bacterium DNA window includes the following coding sequences:
- the yajC gene encoding preprotein translocase subunit YajC has protein sequence MSYQQIIIYLVVIGAFYLLLIRPQQQRAKQQTQMVSSLQPGVEIVTIGGIYGTIVAVGDTRIRVRVADGSELEIAKRAIGSVVPAEKTENIAAEPLVADSDDEAAEDKDAPNA, from the coding sequence GTGTCGTATCAGCAGATCATCATCTACCTCGTGGTCATTGGCGCCTTCTACTTACTGCTCATCCGTCCACAGCAGCAGCGGGCAAAGCAGCAGACGCAGATGGTTTCGTCGCTGCAGCCCGGCGTTGAGATCGTCACGATAGGCGGCATCTACGGCACCATCGTCGCCGTTGGCGATACCCGCATTCGCGTTCGTGTGGCGGACGGTTCCGAGCTCGAGATCGCCAAGCGTGCCATCGGCTCGGTGGTACCTGCCGAGAAGACCGAGAACATCGCAGCCGAGCCCTTGGTCGCGGACTCCGACGACGAAGCTGCTGAGGACAAAGACGCACCGAATGCCTGA
- a CDS encoding RNA polymerase sigma factor has translation MNHCAYRRVLWGDMRDKPTDDDASLLAAARAGDLAAFETLVRTNTRIVFAHALRFFGDPHAADDVTQEVWIKVYRSLATFDERARFSTWLYRITRNTCLDQIRAGKHRPLPSDLLDAAIAPGDFADEVALSVSVEKAMTALPSEDRDALSAIALFGLTYAEAGVALGIPAGTVKSRVFRARRALTVSLALTGGGT, from the coding sequence GTGAACCATTGTGCCTACCGACGCGTCTTATGGGGTGACATGCGGGACAAGCCGACAGACGATGACGCCTCGCTGCTCGCCGCGGCTCGCGCCGGCGATCTCGCCGCATTTGAGACGCTCGTGCGCACGAACACGCGCATCGTCTTCGCGCATGCACTGCGCTTCTTCGGCGATCCGCATGCCGCCGACGACGTAACGCAGGAGGTGTGGATCAAAGTGTACCGGTCGCTTGCGACCTTTGACGAACGGGCCCGCTTCTCGACGTGGCTCTACCGCATAACGCGCAATACCTGCCTTGATCAGATACGCGCCGGCAAACACCGCCCGTTGCCGTCCGATCTGCTCGACGCCGCAATCGCTCCCGGAGACTTCGCCGATGAGGTCGCGCTGTCCGTATCCGTCGAGAAGGCGATGACTGCACTGCCATCGGAAGATCGAGACGCCCTATCCGCCATCGCACTGTTCGGCCTGACGTACGCCGAGGCCGGCGTCGCACTCGGCATCCCGGCAGGAACCGTGAAGTCCCGCGTGTTTCGTGCGCGCCGCGCACTCACCGTTTCGCTCGCCCTAACGGGAGGGGGTACGTAG
- the secF gene encoding protein translocase subunit SecF, which produces MPKFHIDFLGKRRIMYGVSIVLIIVSIGALSLRGLKFGVEFQGGTVVSVSNSGDVSTEQMRQAFEGVGVSNPEVQTSTVGGVKGFIVRTAETDNVKASQDASKVAEVTKLSGNDFQVTTIGPGWGASVTSKALLALAVSIMAILLYVALRFEYKMSVTAVLALAHDILITLGIYALVGLEVSPNTIAALLTILGYSLYDTIVVFHRIKENSHGLVKESFMSMANRSINQVFMRSINTTVTSLIPVVVLLLFGGATLKDFAFALTIGLFAGAYSSIGIAAPIYVVWKEREPKFAALAKKYLKTS; this is translated from the coding sequence GTGCCTAAGTTCCACATTGATTTTCTGGGTAAGCGGCGGATCATGTACGGCGTTTCGATTGTCCTGATCATCGTGTCTATCGGGGCGCTCTCGCTTCGTGGGCTGAAGTTCGGTGTCGAGTTCCAGGGAGGTACCGTTGTCAGTGTTTCCAACTCCGGGGACGTCTCGACGGAACAGATGCGCCAGGCCTTCGAAGGCGTCGGCGTGAGTAATCCCGAGGTTCAGACGAGCACCGTTGGCGGAGTCAAAGGCTTCATCGTCAGAACCGCCGAGACCGACAACGTGAAGGCGTCTCAGGACGCATCGAAGGTGGCCGAGGTCACGAAGCTCTCCGGCAACGACTTCCAGGTCACGACGATCGGTCCCGGTTGGGGGGCCAGCGTCACCAGCAAGGCGCTCTTGGCGCTCGCGGTCTCGATCATGGCGATTCTGCTCTACGTGGCGCTTAGATTCGAATACAAGATGTCGGTCACTGCGGTATTGGCACTCGCGCATGACATTCTCATCACGCTGGGCATCTATGCCCTTGTGGGGCTAGAAGTATCACCGAACACCATTGCGGCACTTCTCACGATTCTGGGTTACTCGCTCTACGATACGATCGTCGTGTTCCACCGGATCAAAGAGAACTCGCACGGTCTGGTCAAAGAGTCCTTCATGAGTATGGCGAACAGGTCGATCAACCAAGTATTCATGCGCTCGATCAATACCACCGTAACGTCGCTGATACCGGTCGTCGTGCTCTTGCTCTTCGGCGGAGCCACGCTGAAGGACTTCGCTTTCGCGCTCACAATCGGGCTCTTCGCCGGCGCCTATTCCTCGATCGGCATTGCTGCCCCGATCTACGTGGTATGGAAAGAGCGGGAACCGAAGTTCGCGGCCTTGGCGAAGAAATACCTGAAGACTTCGTAG
- the recJ gene encoding single-stranded-DNA-specific exonuclease RecJ: MPWFVTSVDADVVDALSAQTGLSAVTARVLASRGISTKEEARRFLSPDLARDWADPEVIPGMTEVADRVAAAVRAGEHIVVFGDFDLDGVSASAVAARGLRAMGAAVSAIVPHRFREGYGLSEGAIERLVSLRPSLVVTVDCGISSAAEVAVLARHGIDVVITDHHEPGTGIPLDVPVADPRIDAAGCPSRDLAGAGVALKLVQAVGARLGFPDVWRELADLATLGTVADVVPLLAENRALVADGVERMRRDPRVAIAALAAVSGVSLEAFSAEAVGFSLAPRLNAAGRMADPQLALDLLMTDDPGRAEDLSRELDELNRLRQNTEADLAAAATALAERTYRGERALVLAGEGWHEGVKGIVASRLTALYHVPTLLLTVADGEARGSGRTIGHVDLFAALTSCADILTRFGGHAAAVGCTLSAEDVDELRRRLVAHFDTLPASQFETSMHADAEMELGDVSVELAAEFDLLAPFGHANPVPLMVSRGVFMNGRQRVGKLGNHLRFTAFDGAVSVPAISFRCAEIDDLVDQDGAVDLAYEITADQWRGRNRVQLRVRDFVVHDVPADAPARELVESLFAQADAILAREEYANIEDADAFHTKLAGVTFEGRQDVLGRVVPGIPLRLVRQPENQFDSNACALFDPHGDQVGFLNRRLAAALAATIDKGVGYDVEVTEVTGGEEGRSLGVNVLVSRRGAGGGADGEDAVAQRASRRVELAALPADALDRELTERFIGNRSLHEAQVRALAHLAAGENTLAVMATGRGKSLIFHLHAARTALRDGRASIFIFPLRALVADQAYHLEEVFAEVGLVVRTVTGESSQGERDEAFSALAEGSLNVVLTTPEFLDLYAGRFAQGGRVGFVVVDEAHHVGMSRAGNRPAYARLGLALETLGSPVVLAVTATADDATATAIRSTLHITATVLDPTVRDNLVIEDRRGIADKDGYLLVLAARPEKSVIYVNSRDQSVKLARMLRKRVPSVAMRTAFYNGGLARSVRHAVEHAFRAGEVSLVIATSAFGEGVNIPDIRNVVLYHLPFNSVEFNQMSGRAGRDGAVARVHLLFGQKDARINETILSSLAPARDDMVALYVVLRDLGAAEGAGFEITNAELAERCRKTRKGFALDEGGISSALGIFRELGFVTGEGHGAYRRLTFVPGTAKVDLESSVRYAEGKDEVEEFGNFKAWVLGAQADELLARFNRPILPRE; this comes from the coding sequence ATGCCGTGGTTCGTCACGTCCGTTGACGCGGACGTGGTTGACGCTCTCTCGGCGCAAACGGGGCTTTCGGCGGTGACCGCTCGAGTGCTCGCTTCGCGCGGTATTTCGACGAAGGAAGAGGCTCGGCGTTTCCTTTCGCCCGATCTGGCGCGCGATTGGGCCGACCCTGAGGTGATCCCCGGTATGACCGAGGTCGCCGATCGGGTGGCGGCTGCCGTCCGTGCGGGGGAGCATATCGTCGTGTTCGGCGACTTCGACCTGGACGGCGTTTCGGCGTCGGCGGTAGCAGCTCGCGGGTTGCGCGCGATGGGTGCTGCTGTGAGCGCGATCGTTCCGCATCGGTTCCGCGAAGGATACGGCCTCTCGGAGGGGGCGATTGAACGGCTTGTGAGTCTGAGGCCGTCCCTCGTGGTCACCGTTGACTGCGGTATCTCCTCGGCGGCGGAGGTCGCCGTGCTTGCCCGACACGGCATCGACGTGGTTATCACCGATCACCACGAGCCCGGCACCGGTATCCCGCTCGACGTGCCGGTAGCCGATCCGCGCATCGACGCCGCCGGTTGTCCGTCGCGCGATCTGGCCGGCGCTGGCGTGGCGCTTAAGCTCGTGCAGGCGGTTGGAGCGCGTCTCGGCTTTCCCGACGTGTGGCGCGAACTCGCCGACCTCGCAACACTCGGCACCGTGGCAGACGTCGTCCCCCTTCTCGCCGAGAACCGCGCGCTCGTGGCTGATGGCGTGGAGCGTATGCGTCGTGATCCGCGTGTCGCGATCGCCGCTCTTGCCGCCGTGAGCGGTGTGTCGCTGGAGGCGTTCTCGGCGGAAGCCGTGGGGTTCTCGCTCGCGCCGCGGCTCAACGCTGCCGGTCGCATGGCCGACCCGCAGCTGGCGCTCGATCTGCTGATGACGGACGATCCGGGGCGCGCGGAAGATCTCTCGCGCGAACTCGACGAGCTGAACCGCCTGCGCCAGAACACCGAAGCCGACCTTGCGGCGGCTGCGACCGCGCTGGCCGAGCGGACCTACCGCGGCGAGCGCGCGCTCGTTTTAGCGGGCGAGGGTTGGCACGAAGGCGTCAAAGGCATCGTCGCCTCGCGACTTACGGCTCTCTATCACGTGCCCACGTTGTTGCTGACCGTTGCCGATGGCGAGGCGCGAGGAAGTGGGCGCACCATCGGGCACGTCGATCTGTTCGCTGCGCTGACTTCGTGCGCCGACATTCTCACGCGTTTCGGCGGACACGCCGCGGCCGTGGGCTGCACCTTGTCGGCGGAAGACGTCGACGAGCTGCGTCGGCGCTTGGTAGCCCACTTTGACACGCTGCCAGCTTCACAGTTCGAAACCTCGATGCACGCAGACGCCGAGATGGAGCTTGGCGACGTGAGTGTTGAGCTCGCGGCGGAGTTTGATTTGCTCGCCCCATTCGGACATGCAAACCCGGTCCCGCTCATGGTGAGCCGCGGGGTCTTCATGAACGGCCGCCAGCGTGTGGGAAAGCTTGGCAACCACCTCAGGTTCACCGCCTTCGACGGTGCAGTGAGCGTGCCCGCAATCTCATTTCGATGTGCCGAGATCGACGATCTCGTCGACCAAGACGGTGCGGTCGACTTGGCGTATGAGATAACCGCCGATCAGTGGCGAGGCCGAAACCGTGTGCAGCTTCGCGTTCGCGATTTCGTCGTTCACGATGTCCCGGCGGATGCCCCGGCTCGCGAGCTGGTGGAGAGCCTCTTCGCGCAGGCCGATGCGATCCTGGCTCGCGAGGAGTACGCGAACATCGAGGACGCGGACGCCTTTCACACGAAACTTGCGGGGGTGACCTTCGAAGGCAGGCAGGATGTTCTCGGCCGGGTCGTGCCGGGGATCCCCCTGCGTCTCGTGCGTCAACCCGAAAATCAGTTTGACTCGAATGCTTGTGCGCTTTTTGATCCACATGGCGATCAAGTCGGGTTCCTCAACCGTCGGCTTGCCGCCGCATTGGCGGCCACAATCGACAAGGGTGTCGGCTACGACGTCGAGGTCACGGAAGTCACCGGTGGCGAGGAAGGCCGCTCGTTGGGAGTCAACGTGCTCGTCTCGCGCCGCGGGGCTGGCGGCGGGGCTGATGGTGAGGATGCCGTCGCCCAGAGGGCGTCACGCCGTGTGGAGCTGGCTGCGCTTCCTGCAGACGCTCTGGACCGGGAGCTCACAGAGCGCTTCATCGGCAATCGTAGTCTGCATGAGGCGCAGGTTCGCGCGCTTGCGCATTTGGCCGCCGGCGAGAACACGCTCGCGGTGATGGCGACAGGTCGCGGCAAGTCGCTGATCTTCCACCTCCACGCGGCGCGAACCGCGCTGCGCGATGGGCGCGCGAGCATCTTCATCTTTCCGCTGCGCGCACTGGTCGCCGATCAGGCGTACCACCTCGAAGAAGTGTTCGCCGAGGTCGGCCTCGTCGTCCGCACGGTGACCGGCGAGAGTTCGCAGGGCGAGCGCGACGAGGCGTTCTCGGCGCTGGCCGAAGGCAGTCTCAACGTTGTGCTCACGACACCGGAGTTCCTGGACCTGTATGCGGGGAGATTCGCCCAAGGCGGGCGTGTCGGCTTCGTGGTCGTCGACGAGGCGCATCACGTCGGCATGTCGCGTGCAGGGAACCGGCCGGCGTACGCGCGGCTCGGTCTTGCGCTGGAGACGCTCGGGAGCCCGGTGGTGCTTGCGGTCACGGCAACCGCCGATGACGCGACTGCCACCGCAATCCGCTCCACACTGCACATTACCGCGACCGTGCTGGACCCGACGGTGCGCGACAACCTCGTGATCGAGGATCGCCGCGGTATCGCCGACAAGGATGGTTACCTTCTGGTGCTCGCGGCTAGGCCCGAGAAGAGTGTCATCTACGTGAACTCACGCGATCAGTCGGTCAAGCTCGCACGCATGCTGCGCAAACGGGTGCCAAGCGTGGCGATGCGCACGGCGTTCTACAATGGCGGCCTCGCGCGATCGGTGCGCCACGCCGTCGAGCACGCGTTTCGCGCGGGCGAGGTGTCGCTGGTGATCGCGACCAGCGCGTTCGGCGAGGGCGTCAACATCCCCGATATCCGAAACGTTGTCTTGTACCACCTGCCGTTCAATAGTGTTGAGTTCAACCAGATGTCGGGCCGCGCCGGGCGCGACGGCGCCGTCGCGCGCGTGCACCTGCTGTTCGGTCAGAAGGATGCGCGCATCAACGAGACCATCCTGTCCTCCTTGGCTCCGGCGCGCGATGACATGGTGGCGCTGTATGTGGTTCTGCGCGATCTGGGCGCTGCCGAGGGTGCCGGCTTCGAGATTACCAATGCTGAGCTTGCCGAGCGCTGTCGGAAGACGCGCAAGGGCTTTGCGCTCGATGAGGGAGGTATTTCCTCGGCGCTGGGGATCTTCCGCGAGCTCGGGTTCGTGACCGGTGAGGGGCATGGGGCCTATCGGCGGCTCACGTTCGTGCCCGGCACGGCAAAGGTCGACCTCGAGTCGAGCGTCAGATATGCCGAGGGAAAGGACGAGGTCGAAGAGTTCGGCAACTTCAAGGCGTGGGTGCTTGGAGCACAGGCCGATGAGCTGCTCGCACGCTTCAACCGGCCGATCCTGCCGAGAGAGTAG
- a CDS encoding HD domain-containing protein has product MVTLEVVQKDAELLAYMQMGDDYLGAIGYTEHGMRHAGLTAHIAGNILRRLGYDDRVAEVASIAGFMHDIGNCVSRSNHWISSAMIARAALTRLGMDYAEIATVMNAVGNHEEDASDPSTAAAAACVIADKADVHQTRVRNADPATYDIHDRVNHAAKRSFLRVDSPSRVLTLEVEIDTTEIQIIDYFQIFLERMQLCRRAAQVIDSEFSLVINGTRLV; this is encoded by the coding sequence ATTGTCACGCTTGAAGTCGTCCAGAAGGACGCAGAACTTCTGGCGTACATGCAGATGGGCGACGACTACCTCGGCGCCATCGGCTATACGGAGCATGGCATGCGTCACGCCGGTCTCACGGCGCACATCGCCGGCAACATACTGCGGCGCCTAGGTTACGACGACCGGGTGGCCGAGGTGGCCTCGATCGCGGGTTTCATGCACGACATCGGCAACTGTGTGTCGCGATCGAACCACTGGATATCCTCGGCGATGATCGCTCGAGCAGCCCTGACACGGCTTGGTATGGACTATGCTGAGATCGCGACCGTTATGAACGCGGTTGGTAATCACGAGGAGGACGCATCGGATCCTTCGACTGCGGCAGCTGCGGCGTGCGTCATCGCCGATAAGGCCGACGTGCACCAGACACGCGTGCGCAACGCCGACCCGGCAACGTACGACATTCACGACCGAGTCAATCACGCGGCCAAGCGAAGCTTCCTTCGTGTCGACTCGCCCAGCCGCGTGCTTACTCTCGAGGTCGAGATCGATACCACAGAGATACAGATCATCGACTATTTCCAGATCTTCCTGGAACGCATGCAGCTGTGCCGCAGGGCGGCTCAGGTCATCGACTCCGAGTTTTCGCTGGTGATCAACGGTACTAGGCTCGTCTAG
- the tgt gene encoding tRNA guanosine(34) transglycosylase Tgt, whose protein sequence is MRLFDFELQARDASTSARAGHFHTAHGVIETPVFMPVGTRATVKGVTTPQLRDLGAQVLLANTYHLFLRPGSEIVRDAGGLHTFMNWDRAILTDSGGFQIFSLADTLKLSDDGVEFRSILDGAKHFWTPEDNMRVQEDLGADIAMQLDQCPPYPAEKELVATAVRRSADWAARCKAAHTREDQALFGIVQGGVFEDLRLESVERLAELDLPGYGIGGYSVGEPHDLMLESLMPVTAAMPRNKPRYLMGVGNPTTILEAIGLGVDMFDCVLPTRTARMGTAFSSAGRMNLRNAQYAADFTPLDPKCSCPTCTGYSRAYLRHLVTQKEMLGAILLSVHNLHFLLDLVTRARNAIIEGRYGEFLDAWRRSPGADDY, encoded by the coding sequence ATGAGACTCTTCGACTTCGAACTCCAGGCGCGCGACGCATCGACTTCTGCGCGAGCGGGACACTTTCATACCGCCCACGGCGTCATCGAAACGCCGGTCTTCATGCCGGTCGGTACCCGCGCGACGGTGAAGGGCGTGACGACGCCGCAGCTCCGCGATCTCGGCGCTCAGGTGTTGCTCGCGAACACGTACCATCTCTTCCTGCGCCCGGGCTCCGAGATCGTCCGTGACGCGGGCGGCCTGCACACGTTTATGAACTGGGACCGCGCGATCCTGACCGACTCCGGCGGCTTCCAGATCTTCTCGCTCGCCGACACGCTCAAGCTCTCTGACGACGGCGTCGAGTTCCGCTCCATTCTCGACGGCGCCAAGCACTTCTGGACGCCCGAAGACAACATGCGCGTCCAAGAAGACCTCGGCGCCGATATCGCCATGCAGCTCGACCAGTGCCCTCCATACCCTGCCGAGAAGGAGCTGGTCGCCACCGCTGTGCGCCGCTCGGCCGACTGGGCCGCGCGCTGCAAGGCTGCGCACACACGCGAGGACCAGGCGCTGTTCGGCATCGTGCAGGGAGGCGTGTTCGAGGACCTGCGGCTCGAGAGCGTGGAGCGCCTGGCCGAGCTCGACCTGCCGGGCTACGGCATCGGCGGGTATTCCGTCGGCGAGCCGCACGATCTCATGCTTGAGTCGCTCATGCCCGTGACTGCCGCGATGCCACGGAACAAGCCTCGTTACCTGATGGGCGTGGGAAACCCCACGACGATCCTTGAGGCGATCGGCCTTGGGGTCGACATGTTCGATTGCGTGCTCCCGACCCGTACGGCGCGTATGGGCACCGCGTTTTCCTCGGCAGGGAGGATGAATCTTCGCAACGCGCAGTATGCGGCGGACTTTACGCCGCTGGACCCGAAGTGCAGCTGCCCGACATGCACAGGGTATTCGCGCGCCTACCTGCGGCATCTGGTCACGCAGAAGGAGATGTTGGGCGCCATTCTGCTTTCCGTCCATAACCTGCATTTCCTGCTCGATCTGGTGACTCGCGCCAGGAATGCCATCATCGAGGGTAGATATGGTGAGTTCCTAGATGCATGGCGCCGGTCGCCGGGTGCCGACGACTACTGA
- a CDS encoding IS3 family transposase, which translates to RYWNTKRYQPKLKGLSPEQFRTQSVDAA; encoded by the coding sequence CCGCTACTGGAACACCAAGAGGTACCAGCCGAAACTGAAAGGGCTGAGCCCGGAACAATTCCGGACCCAGTCCGTGGACGCCGCTTGA
- the secD gene encoding protein translocase subunit SecD, which yields MNPRQRNYLLLALAAMLVIGSWVLFMPPATKITQGLDIKGGLSVILKATPSQGQTLTNADMDRAIAIIQNRVNKLGASEASIQKQGSDSILVQMPGVKNSTTALQIIGETGRLEFVDVSSLPTATQAAIAAWVGVGAPRDSAPELPAGLAYTPVLTGDVITNATAGQNSQNTGQLSVTLSMNSAGMEKWGAYTTANIGKQVAIVLDGVVQSAPQIQSAIVSGNTEITGSFTVDEAKYLATVLQTGSLPVKLEPVDTRAVGATLGQDSLRQGVIAALVGLLIVAVYLLIFYRGMGAVSVLGLLVFASMFLGLLAAMSAFNLFALSLPGIAGIVLTIGLAADSSILINERFREEISMGKTYRSAALSSTRHAIGTSVDADLVTFVSALALFAIAIGPVRGFALTLMLGIACDIIMMVIFSRPLIILLAEGALRKAPAFWGIPKETTQTRVGASGKRGGSGA from the coding sequence ATGAACCCGAGACAGCGCAACTATCTGTTGCTCGCGCTCGCCGCAATGCTGGTGATCGGGTCGTGGGTGCTGTTTATGCCTCCCGCGACCAAGATCACGCAAGGCCTCGACATCAAGGGTGGGCTGTCGGTAATTCTGAAGGCCACTCCCTCCCAGGGACAGACGTTGACCAACGCTGACATGGATCGCGCGATCGCGATCATCCAGAACCGGGTCAACAAGCTGGGCGCCTCGGAGGCGAGCATTCAGAAGCAGGGGAGCGACTCGATTCTGGTTCAGATGCCGGGTGTGAAGAACTCCACCACGGCTCTTCAGATCATCGGCGAGACCGGACGTCTGGAGTTCGTGGATGTCTCTTCGCTTCCGACAGCCACGCAGGCCGCCATTGCCGCATGGGTCGGCGTGGGCGCGCCGAGGGACAGCGCACCAGAGCTACCGGCTGGGTTGGCCTACACGCCGGTTCTTACGGGCGACGTCATCACGAATGCCACAGCCGGTCAGAACTCTCAGAACACCGGCCAGCTCTCCGTCACGCTGTCGATGAACTCGGCTGGTATGGAGAAATGGGGAGCCTATACGACCGCCAACATCGGAAAGCAAGTCGCCATCGTGTTGGACGGGGTCGTGCAGTCGGCACCTCAGATACAGAGCGCGATCGTCAGCGGCAACACGGAGATCACCGGTTCATTCACAGTTGACGAGGCTAAGTACCTCGCTACGGTGCTGCAGACGGGGTCGTTGCCGGTCAAGCTCGAGCCCGTGGATACCCGGGCTGTCGGGGCGACCTTGGGCCAGGACTCGCTTCGCCAAGGCGTCATCGCCGCGCTCGTGGGCCTGCTCATCGTGGCGGTGTACCTGCTGATCTTCTACCGCGGCATGGGTGCCGTATCGGTGCTGGGACTTCTTGTGTTCGCCTCGATGTTCCTCGGGCTGCTTGCAGCGATGTCCGCATTCAATCTCTTTGCGCTGTCACTGCCGGGTATCGCGGGTATCGTGTTGACGATCGGTCTTGCGGCCGACTCGTCGATTCTCATCAACGAGCGGTTCAGGGAAGAGATTTCGATGGGCAAGACGTACCGGTCGGCGGCGCTGTCGAGCACGCGTCACGCGATCGGAACCAGTGTTGACGCCGACTTGGTGACCTTCGTCTCGGCTCTTGCGCTCTTCGCGATTGCGATCGGACCCGTTCGGGGTTTCGCGCTCACACTGATGCTGGGAATTGCCTGCGACATCATCATGATGGTGATCTTCAGCCGTCCTCTGATCATCCTGCTTGCCGAGGGAGCACTGCGAAAGGCGCCTGCGTTCTGGGGGATTCCGAAGGAGACAACTCAGACTCGAGTCGGGGCTTCCGGAAAGCGAGGTGGTTCCGGTGCCTAA
- a CDS encoding DUF2089 domain-containing protein, which translates to MSNEWHELTDLTGDWSFMITSVRLDKSGVVIEGEFELPPLARLRYEDQVFVSEFVRSHGSIKDMEKAFGVSYPTVKNRLNRIADQLSLVEVAAKAPVFAGEEDVLAMLERGEISADEAAERLRR; encoded by the coding sequence ATGAGCAACGAGTGGCACGAACTGACGGATCTCACAGGAGACTGGTCGTTCATGATCACGAGCGTGCGGCTCGATAAGAGCGGTGTGGTGATCGAGGGCGAGTTCGAGTTGCCGCCTCTCGCTCGGCTGCGCTACGAAGACCAGGTGTTCGTGAGCGAGTTCGTCCGAAGCCACGGCTCGATCAAGGACATGGAGAAAGCGTTCGGCGTGAGCTATCCGACCGTCAAGAACCGCTTGAACCGCATCGCCGACCAGCTCAGTCTGGTCGAGGTGGCGGCCAAGGCGCCCGTGTTCGCGGGCGAAGAGGACGTGCTCGCGATGCTTGAGCGCGGCGAGATCTCGGCGGATGAGGCTGCGGAGAGGTTGAGGCGCTGA